ggagGTTACATTTATTCAGACCAGTGGAGCCTCCACTGTTGAGTTGTCGACCAGTTTctaaaatatcttctttttttgcTCGAAGCCAACTTTGCCTCGTTGGGATGCTCCCTCGATCTGGGGCTGTTGACTCAGTCTCTCGCCAGCCAGGTGTCTCCTCCCCTAGGAGTGCACCAACACCGAGTGCAGGGAGCCTCCCTTACTGTCAGCCGTGCTGGCTGCGGTGGCCTCCAAGAGCGGGGCTGTGGGTGAGGCGGCGGCCGCGCACACGGTGGAAGGAGCAGGCAGCTGTTGGGACGCCGCGGGGACTGCCAGCGCCGGCGGCAGCGTGGTCACGGGTGGTAGCGCAGGCGTGGGCTTGATGGGCACAGGTACAGCTGGCAAGCTCTGGTTTGCCGAGTGGCACAGGGCCTTGACTGGCACCCCGAACGCCCCATACTCCGGGCCTACCGGGACCCcagctgcggcggcggcggcggccgcggcggccaCCGAATCCATCACGCCAACATGAGGCCACACCGAGCCGACGACATTGCCGAGCTGGCCTGGCACCGGGTAGCCCAAGTGGTGCATGACCGATGCCAAAGGCAACCCCCCAGCCTGCAGCACGCCCTTGTAGTCCCTCCCGATGATGTTCTCTATGGCGAAGGGGTGTTTGAAGCCCGTGGTGGACGCGGccgcggcggccgcggcggcggcggccgagccTAGCCCGTAGGGTGGAAACTGAGACAGACGCCCCACGCTGCCcaccgccgcggccgccgccgccgccgctgccgccgccacggCCGCCGCCTCCTGCATCTTGCCGGGATGGGACGGCTGCGGAGGCTGCGACTGCGGCGGTGGCTGCTGAGCGGGCTGCGACGGGAGGTGTGGCGGCTGCGGAGCCGGAGCCGGCTGCTGGTGGAAATAGGGCACCATGTgcgtcggcggcggcggcggcggctggggcgggtggtggtggtggtgatggtgtgccgcgtggtggtgatggtggtggtggtggtgcgggtggtgggtgtggtgggggtGCAGATGGCCCCCGGGCCCCGTACCGGGCGCGCCCTTGCTGCTTCCCGCGTGCAGGTGAGCGTGGTCTGCGCGCAGGACCTTGAAGCGCTTGCGGCGCCGCAGGAAGCTGCCGTTCTCGAACATGTCACCGCAGTCAGGGTGCAGAGCCCAGAAGCTGCCCTTACCGGGTTGGTCCGGCCGCCGCGGGATTTTGATGAAGCAGTCGTTGAAGGAGAGGTTGTGGCGCAGGCTGTTCTGCCAGCGCTGCGTGTGCTCGCGGTAGTAGGGGAAGCGCTCCATGATGAACTTATAGATGTCGCTCAGAGGCAGCATCTTCTCAGCCGAGTGCTGGATGGCCATGGCTGTCAGTGAGATGTACGAGTAGGGCGGCTTTTGGTCGCTGTACGAGCTCTTCCCCGGCCGTGGCATCTTCCCAagctcctccacctcctcctggcCCACAGTGGGCCTCGACGCCCCTCGGAAGCCGGATCCCGGCCTAAGTGTCCCCTCGAACTCTCTCTCCACCTGTGCAACCCGGATCGCGAGCCCTCTCAACCCCCAGGACCCCTTTGGTTCGGTCCTCCTCCTTCTGGGAGCTGCCTAAGTCCCCACGATTGGCTTTTCGCGCCAATGCAGCTCGACGGTGCTCACAACTTTGGGTCTGGACTGTCGCCGACAGGCCCGCACAGTAGCCAGAGAGGCTCGCCAGCTTTACCTTGGTTTTCTCTGAGTCTTTCCCGGCTCGAGTGACTAGTCTGGAACTGCGGAGCGAAAGGCGGTTGAATGATTCCTTTTTGGCCTCTTTGACCTTTCTCGATACAAGGGCAGCTCGGATCAAACCGACTGGGCGGTGGAGACTCTGGCTCTTTAAAACCCCGTCCGCGCTAGCTGTCCCGAGGCCACTGCTGACCCGACTTTTCAAGGCTTTGGAAGCTGACCTGGTACTGGGTCCGTCCGCGCTGGAGTTCAGTTCTTGTGAGAGAGGAGGGGCAGGATAAGGGGAGAGAGAACACTCTTCTAGCAGCCCGTACCCTCTTTCTCAGGGGATCCTGAGGATGGAAGAGGCATCGAGCCCTAGGTGGTGGTTCCGAGGGAAAAAAGTTTGGTGGTGTCTGCAGCAGAGGCCCCTGCAGTCTCTACGGAGGGGAGGGTGCTCAGGACTCCCGGAGCTAGCCTCAGGCTGCAGGGGGCGACGGCGGAGACAGGCCAGGACCCGGCTCGCCCGGTCGGCACAGCCGTCTGCGCTGCAGCTGCAGCCGCTCTGCCCCGCGGGTTTTGAGAAGAAGCGCTGCTGTGGCAGCGACGCGCTCTCCTGGCTGCGTTTTGTAATGGTCCCCGAGACGCCGAGACCCCTGCAGCTTGCGCTTGGAGACTATCACATGACCGAGGCTGAGGGACTCGCCGCCTCCCCAGCCTAGTCTTTCGCGGAAGAAGGGGGCAAGAAGGCACAGTGTCTCGTCTCCGCCCCTTATCCATTTCCACTGGGTACCCGGACCCTTTGCATTTACGACAGCCTTGCCAGCCCAGGCGGCAGCCCGGTTGGCTGGGGAGCGCAGTTTGACCACTGAAAAGGGGTCACTGTCTAGGCGAGGTCCCTGCTGCTGTATTCCACAAGGTCTAAGACTCACAACAAGGGGGCAGGGCTTGTTCTCACCCAGGCCCGGGTCTGTTCACCCACCCTCTCCTAGTTTCCCGGTGTGCTAGCCACTCGGTCTCCAGTTTGGAGCATCATTGTCTTCAACGCCTCTTCTCTTGGAGAAATAGAGATGCCCAGAGGGTTGTAGGTGGAAGCCAATAGAAAGAAGAGCTGGGGCGTTTTCGTCAACCGCCAACTTGGTCCTGATTTTATTAGGCACGGCCTACATCTTGGCCGGGTATGCGCGCTAGGTTTAGGGAGGCGAGGACTGGTCTTTGCACTCCAGAACCTTGGTTTAGAGGGCTGAAGGACAATAGGCGGGAAGCTGGGATGAAAgaagcttgggggtgggggcgcgAAACTTCTATCCGTCTCCCTGGAAAACAGACTGAATGAGGCTTCTTTGAGGTGGCGCTatcagagggaggggaagaaagagaaattgaGGGCTGAGGGGGTCTCATCACCTGGTTGTGTAGCTATTCTCCTTACCAGCGGGAAGATTATCATTAAAATGACACAGGAAGCCAAGATATCGCCCAGACCGTCGGGTGACCTGTAAGGGAACAGTAGCTGAGCCGGGGTAAAGGGCCCCTTGCTTGACTGGGGCACTCACCCGCATACTCATGGCTGAAATCTCAACGCCCATTCAAAGAACCTTAAGTCTTTCTCTGGTTTGGGTCACATTTGCTCTCTCAAGCTGGTAGAGAATAGAATTTAGAAACAAGTATTCTCACTATTCCTGTCTCTGGGACTcagtttcagtattttttttttctctgaagttGGAAAATTTAAGGATTCTTTCTAGTTTCCTCACTTGAAAAGGGCAGTTAAAGGCGACGCGGCTCCCTCGGATTTGAATTTCTCTCCTAAGCACAAACCCAGACAGAGTCAGAAGTCTTTGGCTCAGTGGCTAGAAAGGTGGGCTCTAACCTGTAGTCTTGGCTACAGGTCTAAGAAAAGCTTCTGGAGTTTGGTAAGTGGTAGAATGGGGGTGTGTCCCTACTTGGTCTCTTGTCTCAGACCCTGGAGTGAGACGAGCAGGGCAGATGCTGTCTCGGTTCTCAGCCCTCAGCGAAACCTCTGGCTCCTGCTGTTTGGCCAATTGGTCCTCTTAGGATAGGACCAATCCTATCCGATAGGTGGTAAGATCAAATGAGTAAGACTGATgagggcggcgggggcggcggcgggagAGAGGATGCAGCCTTGTCGCCTGGCCTAAGAAGCAAGAAGACGCCCCCACTGTCACTTCACGTCAAGAACTTTCTCGCGCCAAAGGAATCTCTGCTAGGTTTTTCATTAACTGAGGCAGTTTACGGAGCCCAGCAGCGGAGCGACCCCTGAGAAGTCTCAGAGGATTTCCCCAGGGCGCCCACAGTTACAGTGACAGCCAAATCCGCGGGAGGCGGGTCACTCCTGCTCCTGTCCAACCGTGCAGGCTGGGGTCTACCCACCCTTGTGACGCCTCTACCAGCAGCTCCACACGCCTGGCTGGCGCTTAAAGGCTGTTGCAGGCAAATGACATCTTTTGTTGATGCTTCGCTAGGGCATCTCTTCCGCGGGATCCGGGACCCGCGGTGCCTCTTTTCTGGGATCAGTCAAGGACGTTTCCTTCCCTGGGCAAGTGGCCCGCGGGGCGTCCCGGAATCCAATGCTGGGGAAGAGCCCTTTCAGGCCGTGAGGGGCAAACTCAGCCTGCAACCTGGACCCCTGAACCTTATACAGCTGCGAGGCCCGACTCTCCTTAGAGTTGGGcaacccgccgccgccacctagAGTTAATCGCCAAGAGACGCGAGACGGGTGGTCTATGTCCCCAGCTTGGGCCAGCCAAACCCAATTCGGCGGCGGCCAGCTCTGTGCAATTTAGATCATCCAGACCAGAGCAGCGAAGGCCGAGGGCTGCGAAGGGGCCCACGAGCTGTAGCGTTCATTGTGGATTTGGCAAGGGAAGAGACCGTCGCGCACCACCGGGGCTCCAGCTGGTTCACGCGGCCACGAGAGCTGACCAGGAGCCACGCGCCAGACGATTTGGACCCAGGAGGGCAGACCGCCGCTGCCGCCGTACAGAATCCTCGGGGATTTGCAAGAGTGGATCCCAGCTTCGTCACCCAACCTGGGCAGTTGTGATAGGGCCTTTTCGCTCTCCCGGCCTCCCCAGGTTGATTTCATTCAGACAAGCTGTGTAGCTTGCAGcggctgctgcagcagcagcagcagcagcagcagcagcagcagccgggaCCAGAACGCGCCTTCTCCAGCTGCCTGCACATCCAGTTCCAGAAAATCATCTCTTGTAACCGCCACAGCACCAAACCGTTGGATTTAAGTTTCCCGGTGTAATCtccaccctaccccccaccccagctcaccccaccccacttACAAGCAACTACACAATCCAGATGCCGGCAGTCACTAAGTGTCTGCATCTAAGACGTATTTATTTGGTTTACCCTTTCGGCAATTACTGGTGACGCTTTGCTGTGACCCGGAGTTCCACGTTAAGCTTTATTGCAATGAACTGGCTATATGGATGGcagttttttaaaaactgcagGGAAATATGTGGCCtggtatttattgatttttctctctaTGTCTCTAGACTCTAGTCTCAGGGTCTTACTGAGCCCCCTTAGCCAGGCTCCTGAGCCCCACCACACACGGTGTGCAGAAGACAGCAGGGGGCAGGCAGGGCTTAGAGCAACATGCAGGGTTAGGATCAAGGCGAAGGGCCCAGACCTTTATGGGACCCTATTTTACTCAGTCGTTTGACGCGTGTGGAAATCGCTTGGGGTAATCTTGTTTGGGGTCTTCCTAGGAGTCATCATGGCCACTCCACCCTGCCTCCAGCCTGATCCCTGAGACTCCCTGGCATAGTCTTTCCCCAACCACATGTCCGGAGAGAATGCAAGATGAGAGAAACTAGCCCCAGAGCCGGACACGTATCTCCCAGTGGCAACCCTTGTGGCTACCAGCAGGACGACCCTGGAGGCGTCATTTCCCTTCtttgtgctttattttcttttcagaaagtagCCAAGAGGTCAGAAGTGCGCTACTGCGCTGCCAAAGGTCTTGTGCTCTACCGAGCTGAGGTTTGGAGCTGTGGTACCCACTCTGAATTGGTGTGTGAGCGCTCTGAGCGGAGGCCTCAGGACCTGTGGTAGGCTAGCACTGCTGTTCCACTGTTCAGTTCACAGCGTCCTTGGAATCTGTGCCCTCCACCTTCCCCAGTCCACCCAGAAGCCTCGAGAGGGCATCCCTCACTACAaggtttcccttgcaccaggaaGGAGTCTGGCTAGGCAGGCGTCGGGGCACAGGTGCTCCTGCCAGCCCAACTTGGATTTTTGAGAAGCTTGTTTGCATTTCCTAAAATTCTGGGACCCTCTGGGGACGGAGGACTGGAgccagcccccagagctcaggggaattatttcgggggggggggggcgagagagagaga
The nucleotide sequence above comes from Peromyscus maniculatus bairdii isolate BWxNUB_F1_BW_parent chromosome 1, HU_Pman_BW_mat_3.1, whole genome shotgun sequence. Encoded proteins:
- the Foxb2 gene encoding forkhead box protein B2, translating into MPRPGKSSYSDQKPPYSYISLTAMAIQHSAEKMLPLSDIYKFIMERFPYYREHTQRWQNSLRHNLSFNDCFIKIPRRPDQPGKGSFWALHPDCGDMFENGSFLRRRKRFKVLRADHAHLHAGSSKGAPGTGPGGHLHPHHTHHPHHHHHHHHHAAHHHHHHHPPQPPPPPPTHMVPYFHQQPAPAPQPPHLPSQPAQQPPPQSQPPQPSHPGKMQEAAAVAAAAAAAAAAAVGSVGRLSQFPPYGLGSAAAAAAAAAASTTGFKHPFAIENIIGRDYKGVLQAGGLPLASVMHHLGYPVPGQLGNVVGSVWPHVGVMDSVAAAAAAAAAAGVPVGPEYGAFGVPVKALCHSANQSLPAVPVPIKPTPALPPVTTLPPALAVPAASQQLPAPSTVCAAAASPTAPLLEATAASTADSKGGSLHSVLVHS